TAAAGTTTCACTTTTACTTACAAAAAGAAGGTTTTATAATacacagaaaccaaaaaaaaggttagatatatacaaaaggCAAAGATTTGTCGGTAGAGATTTTGGTACGACAGATCGGTTTAATCAATAGGGATGAACATTTCTGGTTAAACCATTAACATTAGTGAAGAACCCAACATGTTTATACGGAAGATACGATCTTCGTTTCCCTTCTTCTCTCATTGCTCTGTTTCTCATATACAATTTCTCATGTGCCGATTTCGTTCTCATcttatccttcttcttatccgtcttcgttttctctttccctttctcCGACGACTTCACCACACCACTCAATCTCGCCGCCGTAGACGACGTCGACGATGTAGATGAAGAGCCGTTGCTTAAAAACACAAACGCATCTTTTCCATCACTGTTACTTCTCAAAACAAGATCTCTAAATCTCCATAGCTTTGAGAACCCTGTTGAGTTACTTTTCCGACAAGTCTCTGGTGATGCTTGCTCCACCGTACGATTTGTCCATGAACAATATGGACCCACCGTAtctgactcttcttcttcttcttctgtggTTGTGGATTCAACGAAGAGTTTCTTGAGAGGTGAACGTAAAGTTTTTTCCTCTGGATCATCGAAGAAAATATTCCGGTTAAACAGAGGATAAACCGGTCGGATCTGACCGTCTTCGAATGCTTCATCTGCGGTTATCGGTGAATTATCTGCGTTTACACTTGCGAATgagaaatcttcttctcttccttcatcatctttaTCAGTTCCGTTCTGATTCCACCATGAATCAtcatctctgttttcttcctctttagAACTAATCTTCAGTTTAGAGCCAAAATCGTCGTTTAGTTCGCCGTAAACTTCTgaaaatctctcttttccGGCGAATCTCGGCGCCGGAGACGAAGGAGAAATAACTTGCATCTTTTTTATCAATCAGATcttaaaacacataaacacaaaaagtttctctctgtttttgtctgAAAAGTCTGAAATAAGAGAGAGTATTTTTGTTGAGGTTTGATAAAAATAGGTGAAGCTTTGCTCTCTTTTATATATGGTTGGATATTTTAGCTTCCCAATCTCTCAACACCTCTCCttttcttactatttttttaataaattattttgtttatgaaaaacTTAAATTAGTTGACAAAATATCCGTCATTTTTGGTTAGTTGATAATAAATTACTGAAATGAATTTTATccatatctataaaaaaaataatctgaatacgttttttttttgcgtttaataaatttagattCTAGAATAACAAGgttgttttcaaattattatcaaacaTTCAAACTCTACTGCAACGGTATCTTTAGAAATTACGAACTAAAAAAGTCTAAAATTGTTTGCATGTATACTTTTTGACcagaagaaatagagaaaaaaatacatatgaTTGGACCGTAAACTTTTGAATAAACTTTCAGATTTTCCTCCAATCTAGTCACACAAATATGAATACAaaagacacacacacaaattagattattttcttctctcccaattattacaaaaacatttcacCAATTTGACCAAGAGAGCAAACAAAACTTTTCTAAGCATTTCTCGGTTGAAGTAAAAACGCGTTATGCCGTGATGGGCAATGAACATGAAAAGAAGCTGACGATAGAATCATAGTTATCTTTTAGTTGTTAGAGAAACCACTTGTTCGAGAAGCAAAAACCGGACTTGTTCAATGCCCTGACATGTGTAATGACGTGGAAGGTTGCTTAAGGTCCACGTGTTGACCTTGGAGATATATGAAGTCTTCGAGAAGCTCACTAGGTTTTCTTGTGTAATGTGTTGTGTGAAGTTGACCTAAATCAATATTATGCCTTTGGGTGAATCTTGACCAATGTGGCTATGGTCAACGCGATTAGCAGACTTTCACTTCCCCTTACGTATGGAGTTATTTGGCCAGGGTCATGGACTAATGGTTTTACGATGTTAACTTTGTATACGGTTCTCAAATTGGTAAGATATATCATGTAAGATATCTTGTAGAAAATTTcgatatttattttgttgatattttttaaatttcgtAACATAGATatcttttagatattttgtagGCTTAGGATTTTCGGTCCACACTGATTTTGTCTGGTTCAAAGATAGTTGTGATAATGTATGTGGTAGACCGTGATCTACTAAAACGTACGTTACTTTTTAGAATCGAAGGTTGTATTTTACTTGGATCTAATAAAAtcgaaacaaataaattaaacccACCTCATGTTAATACAATATTTAACTTATAAGTCATAAACTTGGAAAAAATAGATTAGAGAGCAACCACATGAAGTGATATGTAGTTTCTTCTAGTTTTCGatgtttatgttattttaaataataatatttagtGATCTGAATCCCAAATATCATATCGTAGTTGTCTGATAATCAACTAATTCGAGTGaagattttacttttcttactaaaatttttattggagattacaaaattgaaattaaaaatgtaaactaatttccttataaaacaaaattacaagatattgatttataataaaaagattataCAATAGCCTTGGAAAAAACCAAGatcactaaataaataaataaaacaaaaattgaacatcaggaaaaaagattaaaatagTATGAACAGTTACTATTTCGGTTGGCggaaacatataatttatttatgatcTTATGGTTTTGGGATGTGAGCAAATTTCATAATATTATCCTCCCATCAAATTAGCCACATGTTCGGTCATTAAGTATCCACGTAAATACGAACATACCGACCAAGAGTTATGAGAAGGAAGTGGCAAATAGTGTTAGGCAGTGTATTGTTCCATTTATGGTGGTGTGGCATAAATGGAATTTGGTCGCTGTTGGTTAGTTGGTGACTCACTCTCGATCGTGCACTGtattagtattttaaaatataaacaaactgATAAAGTAGTATCATATAATAGTGTTTTACTTACTATCCGTAGAAATTGGAACGCATTATCGCATAAAAAGTGATTCGTAATTGGTTAAAAGGGACATTTAACTTTACCATAGGTAACTATATTAGAATCCTCTGTCCACCATAGAAGAGATTATTCTATTTTGATCCTCATCAATAATTGAAGTAAATTAGTTATGTACACATTAGTTTCTCTTATAATCCGCGTGATTACTTATGGATGACAATGATAATTTCACATAAATAATCAAGTGAATATGATTACGTAGCAATTAACAAAGGTGTTAGATTTTTTACTTCATAGAACAAAATACGATAGTTTACAAGTAATGTAAGTACTTGTAGTCATAGAGAATAATGCTTGTGTCCAAATTTAGAAATGGTTACTTGTTGATGCAGAAGATAGTTCAAACGTGGACATCAAGGATATAATGTCACATCGCCCGAATTAATTTAAACCGCGAAAATTATTCACATATTGATGGTCCCAAGTGATTAATTAATACAACAACTGAATTTGCATGCATACAATAAtgaatacaaattttttttaaaaaaaagtttagaagaaaaacaaaaattagattctcatatgtaagaaaatagattaatcaaaattttgtgtaaGTTCAACTAAATGGTTAATATGGTACGTAGATATGATTATATGAAGCCATAAGaaacttcattttcttgaatAGACCATATATCTTAATTAAATGGTATTATACATCATCATATCACGAAATTGATAGATAATCTTATCCGAAATTATAATGACAAATCGAGAAAAGCTTGTCCCCACACATGTGGCTTAAATAAAAGTCCATAATCCGACAGAACTTATACAATAACTTGTTTCGTTTGTTTGTATTTGGTTGAATTGAAACGATAGATCATTTGATATTCAAAAGGCCAAAGCTGCCGCAAATGCTTAACAACAATGCTAAATGtcttttggctttttttttcattcggTGTCGTTTTGGTATTTGGTCTATACATCTTTTCTGATGAAAGATCACAAAGATTCACGACAATTTATAACGAATaatttttctctgtttccgTTTTAGAATTTGACCCTTAGTTAATTTACTTCTTAGATCTTAGTTCTCAAGAGTCGGTCAATAGGATCTAGGAAATcatttgactttttttctgtcaacGATAAtcgacttttttttatatgcgTGAGAACCAAGCATTACATGAGCCTTAATCAATTTTATATGAGTCAGAATTTACCTATGCAACTTCTCTGTGCAGTTGGACATTTTCCCACACTATTTGGTCTATAGAGTGTCAAAAAAGGCTTGTATATCGTCGccaaaactttatttttataagaaaaatagatttcatACAAAAATCTTCATCATTTGTTTACATAACTTTCAAAGCTGAATAACAGTGGATCTATTTCGGAAAATGAACTCAAATTTGGGATTGTTTAGGTTAGTGAAGATCTACTTTGGCTCGATTTGAGAAAGTTTAAATTCATTTTgacttctctttttgttccttatatattattgatcGTTATTAGATATCAAATGTCACTATGCATGTTAGCTAAACATTCTTTGTGGGTCGTGTCGTGGCTGATCAGATGCTTATCGTGGACTTTGAAATCATAATAGACAAGACAAATGAACGGTTGAACCGGCTTTACATACCTGGTTTCTAGCTAAACCAAACACAAGCTCGGTTTATCATTTTTGAACATTAAGAATCACGTAACAGAGCGTGTGTGCCTTCTAAAGAAAGGCTTTGTCTAGTTTTCTTCCTAAGACATGACAGAAAGTTTGGAAAGGCAACATGTTTGTGCAAAATATCAAAGGAAAAAGTTTCTGAGCTTCCTATCAAAGCTTTATGCAAAGGCCTAGAGGATTAAAATTCATGCCTGCCAAAGATCAGAACAGTCATGAGGAGAGTCTCAAATGGGCCTTAGTAAGTAGCTGATAGATTACATCAGCAAGGCTTCAAAAGAAGATACGAAAACATCAACAACCATTTGTTTTCCTCATGTTCAAAATGGCTTTATCTACATAAACCATTAATACAGGAAGAAGTCCATCGGTTCGTCTCTTCGATTATatgaaaaaacacaaatacattTCATCAGtttaaagagaaacaaaacaattatatttgatGAAGTGGTCAATGAATGGGTAAATATAAATCTTATTATATCTTTATGCTTAAGTTTTCTATatttagacaaaacaaaaaaaaaattcaataaaaactgtaaaaagaaaaaaaaatctctatatttttaataagtaCCATTTTAACACTGTTatccaaaataataaacttaTAAAGGTTTGTTATTTTACAGAGAGGAAAAAATTCATAGAGAAAATCGGCATTAGTTTAATATTTCCTCAAAAGGGCAAAATAATAactgaaaaagagagaaaaaatcaGAAGAGGACGAAAAGAGAGGATCCAATTAAAAATCGGATTAGATTTTTACTAAATCAAGACATTGTCTGGTCAAAatcaccaaaaagaaaaaaaagttagccataacaaaaaacttgGATCCTTCACCAACTCATCATCATTTTACATTGTGTTGTAAGATCTTCCTCCTATCTTTTTTCCTATGGACGATAGATTCGAATCTAACTTTCTCACCTTCATCACAAGATCCTCGTCCTCTTTCTCGTAGCCTCCTCCTTCTACCTTCTACGCCACCtttaaacccaaaccaaatCTTTAATCATAACTCAAAACATTTTGCTCTCAACAacaacgacaacaacaacCCACACAGGTTCTGTTTTTTCCCCTGCATTTGTGCCTCGTGTCAAAATCGTTTGGTGttagttttggttatttatcGAAGTTTGTGTAGGAATTAGAGAATGGCTGGTTCATCAACGAAACGATTTCCTCTATATGCTAAAGATTATGAGCTCTTTGAAGAGGTAGGAGAAGGTGTTAGTGCTACTGTGTATAGAGCTCGTTGCATTGCTCTTAACGAGATTGTCGCTGTTAAAATCTTGGATCTCGAAAAATGCAGGAATGATTTGGTTTGTCTTCTTAATCTTTTTGACATATGATTTGTATGAAAGTTACATTTGTGTTtatacaagaaacaaaatcatttttttttcatgtagGAAACAATACGCAAGGAAGTTCATATAATGAGTTTGATTGATCATCCGAATTTATTGAAAGCGCATTGTTCGTTTATCGACAGTAGTAGTTTGTGGATTGTAATGCCTTATATGTCGGGTGgttcttgttttcatttaatGAAATCTGTATATCCGGAAGGTCTTGAGCAACCTATAATTGCTACTTTGTTGAGGGAAGTGCTTAAAGCTCTTGTTTATCTTCATAGACAAGGTCACATCCATAGAGATGTTAAGGTACTTTACTGTCTTGTGTTTTGAATAGAGATCGTTGGTTTGTTGTTTACATGGTTCGTTTTTTAGGCTGGGAATATATTGATTCACTCAAAAGGCGTAGTTAAACTTGGAGACTTTGGAGTTTCAGCATGTATGTTTGATAGTGGAGAAAGAATGCAAACAAGGAATACATTCGTTGGGACTCCTTGTTGGTACGTTTTGGCTTATCtctgtatatgttttgttatttggttGGTTTGTTTTAGCCAATGTGTTTCTACAGGATGGCACCTGAGGTTATGCAGCAACTAGATGGATATGATTTCAAGTATGTATGCACTTTTCTAGTCTATCTGCATAGCAATCATTGAGCGAGTAGGTTATTGATTCTAACACTTTTCTGTTTGGCATTATAGAGCTGATTATGGTCGTTTGGTATAACTGCCTTGGAGCTTGCTCATGGTCATGCCCCATTTTCCAAATATCCACCTATGAAGGTGCTACTAATGACATTACAAAATGCACCTCCTCGTCTAGACTATGACAGAGATAAGAAATTCTCAAAGGTAAGTGGTATTTAGTGATAACACAAACATACAAAAGTTAGATTCTATATCTATCACTTAAACTGTAACGTGTTCGCAGTCATTTAGAGAGTTAATCGCAGCGTGCTTAGTTAAAGATCCGAAAAAGCGTCCAACTGCAGCAAAACTTCTGAAACATCCTTTCTTCAAACATGCTCGGTCTACAGATTATTTGTCCCGTAAAATTCTTCATGGTCTTTCTCCACTTGGTGAACGTTTTAAAAAGCTCAAGGTGGAGTTCAAAGAATTTCCTTATCTGTTTGGAACTTCGAATTTTCATTACTTACCTTTTATATATTAGTAGGTGTGACTTAAGGTCTGCATTTTCTCTTATGTTTGCTCTACAGGAGGCAGAGGCTGAGTTGTTCAAAGGCATAAATGGTGACAAAGAACAGTTGTCTCAGCATGAGTATATGAGAGGAATTAGTGCTTGGAACTTTGATCTTGAAGCATTGAGAAGGCAGGCATCACTTGTAATTGTAAGTAAGGTCATATCTTAGAGTAAACGtaaaactagttttttttcgTACCTTCTCAATGCTTCAGTGTTCTGTTATCAGATTCCAAATGAAGAAATCTATAATTCAGAGATACAGGAACTGAACAGAAATGGAGATGTACCAAAAGGAAAACCAGTGATACAAAGGTCACAGACTATGCCTTTGGAATATTTCTCAGAAAAGgcaagtgtttttttttgtcatatgaAGGCATATCTCTGCGTGCCTGTCTTGACATATCATGGTCCAACAACTTACAGGATATGGTGAGTGAGAGTAGCAGTCAATTAACCGGTTCATTACTTCCTTCGTTTCATCGCAAATTCCTCCCGGCTCTTGGGTACTCTTATAacatttctcttctctatacAAACTTGATATCTCATTAGTTTGCTTACACAACTTTGAAATAAACATATTGAACCAGATATCAAGTTGGTATCATTTCTAATGAAAGCAATGCATGTAACTCGAGCGATAGAGCAGCAGAGAAGCTCGCTTTTGAAGAGCCACGTCAAGTACTACACCCATTAGCggatacaaagaaaattagaaaagcaGGAAGTGATCAGCAGGTAGTATTGGATTGCTGTGAATATAATAATGTCATGCGGTTCTTAGAATGTGATTCCTTACCGTAATGGTACTACTCACATTTTCAAACAATGTTCCTTATCaggagaaaccaaaaaatggTTACGCAGATAGTCCTGTGAACCGTGAATCTTCCACATTATCAAAGGAACCATTAGCGGATACAAAGCAAGTTAGAAAACCAGGAAATGAGCAggtaatttttgtttactttgaaTATAATAATGTCATGCGGTTCTTAGTTTGTGATTCCTTGGTACTCacatttgaaaacaatgttCCTTATCaggagaaaccaaaaaacgGCTATATAGTTAGTCATGTGAACCGTGAATCTTCCACATCAGAGGAAATCCTCCCACTGTTGCAGAGTCTCCTGGTTCAGAATGACATTCAAAGGGTTTGTGTGTTGTCTGTTTCAACCGCTTCTTGTGGATACACTTCTCCTAAGTGGTTATTAAGATTTGGCTTCTGAACATTTTTACActgtatttgttttcttggcaGGCGCAAGTAATCAggttaattagattttttgaTCGAACTGCGAAAACGGAAAATCCAATCTCAAAAACCGAAGGAGTGCAGGTAAGTTCTTATTCTCATGTGATGCCTTAAATACTTAGAAATCACAGAACTAATAGCATAAAGACCCACAGATATATCCATCAAAGGAGAAAGATCTGCAATCTCAAGTTCAGTTTTTGGAGCAAAGGTAATGACATAActtcttcatttgtttgtttgttttggattaAGAATTAATTAGAAAGTTGAGATAAGGTGTTTAATGTGTGTTTTCAGTGTTGAGAAGCTTGTAGAGGAAGttcagagaagaaaagatataaataGTCAGGTAAAAAGggtaaaaccaaaatgtagaAGTAAAAGTCATacttataaaaacatttacaatagtgatcaatctaaaatcttttatatgtTTGCAGCTAGAGCAACAGATCAGCTCTCTGATTAGCAGCAACAACATCTCTTAAGTTTAATGGAGGAAGATTATTCTTTTATGTATTCATTATCTATAGtgactctctctttttttttaacataaatccATTAGAGACAAAAGCAAGCAATGGGCATTGGGCTTTTAACCAAGTGTCTTTTTGTATTACTAACGTAAAAATCTGGTTTGATACAactaacacacaaaaacaaacaaacaaaaagaaaaaaaaagtatacttttttgttgtgattTCCAGAGTCATTCCATtacaacaaatcaacaatctactatattctatatatatatcctatGTGTGAAAATgtgtgtttcttcttgtttcaaaCCTACTCCATTACGTATCATCAGCTGCTGTTGAACTTTGGCTAATTCAGGTAAATCTGTAACGTCCTCtgccaagaaaaaaaaacaaaagtgtgaTCAATACTCATCTGACTTATTCTACAagtctaaaagaaaaagattctttTCATAAACctattaatgtatatatttcaTCTTCACAAGAAAAGTATTAGACCTTGCtctataagaaaaacatttaattatgtGTAAGTCATCTgattatgaaaaacaaatcttgttAAAGTAGACTTACCCTATACAGTTTTTAACGCCTCTGATTCTTGAGTATCTTGAAAAGAAGATTGTCTCCAACCACTTCCCTAATCTTCCTAACTAGCTGCTCTCTCCTCAGTTTCCGTTTCtacacaaagaaacaagaattaAAATCAGAGAGAGACCATCACATTTACTAATGGATTTGAATAGAAATAACTCCATACCCTAAAATCATCATAACTAGTCAAAATCAAGTTCATTCTTGCAGCGTCAAGTGACTTTGAAAGAATTGACATAAGAACAGAGAAGCTAACACATGGTGACCTTGCTCTTCCAATTAGacctgaaaaacaaaaacacaccaACATTAATTTCTCCCTCATAACCACAAAACACAGAATCTTGAAGAAGTTGTATATTGTTGTTACCTCTGAGAAGATGAGATTTGAAACTGACGATATAAGTTGGAAGAATGTAAGAATTCATGTTACAACTCCAAATCACATATTTTCTCGGATTCTCAAGATTATCAACACCAGAATCAAATTGGTTTGAACTTGGGTAAGATTGTTTAGAACCGGTCACAATTTGTTCCGGTTTACCAAGAATCACACGGCATAAGAGAATATTCTTGATCCCTTCTTCATCACCTTCACCAACTAAAGCCCTGAAACCATCATcaattttcactttttcatcatcaaaatcacaaactaAGAACTTAGACAACTGAGAAAAAACATAACACTTACGCAGCGAGAGAGTAACGATGATGAACAAGATGAATTCCAACACCGTGAGATCCGACGTCGTTTTCGactttcttgatctctctatTACTAAACCCATACGTAATAACACGATCGATCTCTTCTTTAGAACCAGAGTACCAACCGTACCTAATATTCGCGTAACCgttgttcttcctcttcataGCTTCTGTGAAAAGCTTGAACACAGCGAATTTAGCTTTCGTTGTGATTAATCTCTGCGTTAAGATTTTTCGTACGGTGACGATTGTTGTTTCGGTGGCGAATGAGCCCATTCCGGAGAGGAAACAGTTTTTGATGAGGTTGTGTTCGAAGGTGGCTTCACGGAGAAGAATCGTTGCATCGCCGGAGAAGTTAGGTGCGTTGTCGGAGATGGGGTTGATGATTTCGCCGTTGTCTAAATTCGTGACGGATTCTTGATCTTCGATCTCGACTTGTGCCGCcattagaaaagaagaaagagagtttcttgagaaaagagaaagtggAGAAAGGTTTGTTTTCAATGGCGGTTTTAGGGATTTGCAGTTATAAaaggtgagagagagagagagtggcGGTGTGGTGATTTGTTCGTACTACGTTTAAAGCGAAAACTTGGACAGCAAGTTTTCTGATTTCTActtctatttttattcaattacTATTTTACCCTTTTAGACTATATTTAGAAATGAGAAAACCCAAcgttatttgaaaaaaaaaaaacacattcaatgtgtaatgataaaatttgaatttgaaattatgTGATTATGGTTTGTGACTAAGCTATTAgtctatttaaaaaatttgggcAAGGGTACtaaaacttagaaaaataaatataaaccaaGTAAATAAATGcgacaaaaaggaaaaaggttACGTATTTCAATGTCGGTTACATGTATTATTATAGTAGTGTTCGAATTCTCCTCTacgtatttttttctttatctgttCCTTAAGGTTAAGTTGTTAACTTGTGAAATTGGGTGTTAATAGAAGATTCTTCCATTAGGTTCCTTCCACATCACataattctgttttttcattcatgtataataaattaataatacaagaatatcaaagaagaaatatttaataaattattttttgaaataacatAATTTCAATGCAAGTAGATatatctctctatttttttcaaattgaaaTCTTGTCCGAATGCCCCATGCTTAAagacgtatatatatatatatatataattatattgttaattactgatgatagaaaaatatgaaatggTATGGAAAACATTCCAAAATTTCTATCATTTGAAAACCAGTAGAAATCAAAAGgcccaaaatatttaaaagccTGGTTCAGGCCTGAAGCCGCATCAAAATCATGCATCAATTTTTCTGGCACAAACGGGTCGGGTCAGAGAATAAGAGTTccaaataataattcaaaaacaaatccatcAATTTAGCGCGGTAACCCGGATATTCTAAAAAATGAAAGTgagcaaaaaagaaatcaaat
This sequence is a window from Arabidopsis thaliana chromosome 1 sequence. Protein-coding genes within it:
- a CDS encoding DNA ligase-like protein, putative (DUF1645) (Protein of unknown function (DUF1645); CONTAINS InterPro DOMAIN/s: Protein of unknown function DUF1645 (InterPro:IPR012442); BEST Arabidopsis thaliana protein match is: Protein of unknown function (DUF1645) (TAIR:AT1G23710.1); Has 179 Blast hits to 179 proteins in 22 species: Archae - 0; Bacteria - 0; Metazoa - 9; Fungi - 0; Plants - 162; Viruses - 0; Other Eukaryotes - 8 (source: NCBI BLink).) produces the protein MQVISPSSPAPRFAGKERFSEVYGELNDDFGSKLKISSKEEENRDDDSWWNQNGTDKDDEGREEDFSFASVNADNSPITADEAFEDGQIRPVYPLFNRNIFFDDPEEKTLRSPLKKLFVESTTTEEEEEESDTVGPYCSWTNRTVEQASPETCRKSNSTGFSKLWRFRDLVLRSNSDGKDAFVFLSNGSSSTSSTSSTAARLSGVVKSSEKGKEKTKTDKKKDKMRTKSAHEKLYMRNRAMREEGKRRSYLPYKHVGFFTNVNGLTRNVHPY
- a CDS encoding Protein kinase superfamily protein (Protein kinase superfamily protein; FUNCTIONS IN: protein serine/threonine kinase activity, protein kinase activity, kinase activity, ATP binding; INVOLVED IN: protein amino acid phosphorylation; LOCATED IN: cellular_component unknown; EXPRESSED IN: 8 plant structures; EXPRESSED DURING: L mature pollen stage, M germinated pollen stage, 4 anthesis, petal differentiation and expansion stage; CONTAINS InterPro DOMAIN/s: Protein kinase, ATP binding site (InterPro:IPR017441), Protein kinase, catalytic domain (InterPro:IPR000719), Serine/threonine-protein kinase domain (InterPro:IPR002290), Tyrosine-protein kinase, catalytic domain (InterPro:IPR020635), Serine/threonine-protein kinase-like domain (InterPro:IPR017442), Protein kinase-like domain (InterPro:IPR011009); BEST Arabidopsis thaliana protein match is: Protein kinase superfamily protein (TAIR:AT5G14720.1); Has 112134 Blast hits to 111193 proteins in 3892 species: Archae - 129; Bacteria - 13354; Metazoa - 42048; Fungi - 11129; Plants - 27216; Viruses - 433; Other Eukaryotes - 17825 (source: NCBI BLink).) translates to MAGSSTKRFPLYAKDYELFEEVGEGVSATVYRARCIALNEIVAVKILDLEKCRNDLETIRKEVHIMSLIDHPNLLKAHCSFIDSSSLWIVMPYMSGGSCFHLMKSVYPEGLEQPIIATLLREVLKALVYLHRQGHIHRDVKAGNILIHSKGVVKLGDFGVSACMFDSGERMQTRNTFVGTPCWMAPEVMQQLDGYDFKYLAHGHAPFSKYPPMKVLLMTLQNAPPRLDYDRDKKFSKSFRELIAACLVKDPKKRPTAAKLLKHPFFKHARSTDYLSRKILHGLSPLGERFKKLKEAEAELFKGINGDKEQLSQHEYMRGISAWNFDLEALRRQASLVIIPNEEIYNSEIQELNRNGDVPKGKPVIQRSQTMPLEYFSEKASDMVSESSSQLTGSLLPSFHRKFLPALGNACNSSDRAAEKLAFEEPRQVLHPLADTKKIRKAGSDQQEKPKNGYADSPVNRESSTLSKEPLADTKQVRKPGNEQEKPKNGYIVSHVNRESSTSEEILPLLQSLLVQNDIQRAQVIRLIRFFDRTAKTENPISKTEGVQEKDLQSQVQFLEQSVEKLVEEVQRRKDINSQLEQQISSLISSNNIS
- a CDS encoding Protein kinase superfamily protein, which gives rise to MAGSSTKRFPLYAKDYELFEEVGEGVSATVYRARCIALNEIVAVKILDLEKCRNDLETIRKEVHIMSLIDHPNLLKAHCSFIDSSSLWIVMPYMSGGSCFHLMKSVYPEGLEQPIIATLLREVLKALVYLHRQGHIHRDVKAGNILIHSKGVVKLGDFGVSACMFDSGERMQTRNTFVGTPCWMAPEVMQQLDGYDFKYLAHGHAPFSKYPPMKVLLMTLQNAPPRLDYDRDKKFSKSFRELIAACLVKDPKKRPTAAKLLKHPFFKHARSTDYLSRKILHGLSPLGERFKKLKEAEAELFKGINGDKEQLSQHEYMRGISAWNFDLEALRRQASLVIIPNEEIYNSEIQELNRNGDVPKGKPVIQRSQTMPLEYFSEKASDMVSESSSQLTGSLLPSFHRKFLPALGNACNSSDRAAEKLAFEEPRQVLHPLADTKKIRKAGSDQQEKPKNGYADSPVNRESSTLSKEPLADTKQVRKPGNEQEKPKNGYIVSHVNRESSTSEEILPLLQSLLVQNDIQRAQVIRLIRFFDRTAKTENPISKTEGVQIYPSKEKDLQSQVQFLEQSVEKLVEEVQRRKDINSQLEQQISSLISSNNIS
- a CDS encoding Protein kinase superfamily protein, which gives rise to MAGSSTKRFPLYAKDYELFEEVGEGVSATVYRARCIALNEIVAVKILDLEKCRNDLETIRKEVHIMSLIDHPNLLKAHCSFIDSSSLWIVMPYMSGGSCFHLMKSVYPEGLEQPIIATLLREVLKALVYLHRQGHIHRDVKAGNILIHSKGVVKLGDFGVSACMFDSGERMQTRNTFVGTPCWMAPEVMQQLDGYDFKYLAHGHAPFSKYPPMKVLLMTLQNAPPRLDYDRDKKFSKSFRELIAACLVKDPKKRPTAAKLLKHPFFKHARSTDYLSRKILHGLSPLGERFKKLKEAEAELFKGINGDKEQLSQHEYMRGISAWNFDLEALRRQASLVIIPNEEIYNSEIQELNRNGDVPKGKPVIQRSQTMPLEYFSEKASDMVSESSSQLTGSLLPSFHRKFLPALGYQVGIISNESNACNSSDRAAEKLAFEEPRQVLHPLADTKKIRKAGSDQQEKPKNGYADSPVNRESSTLSKEPLADTKQVRKPGNEQEKPKNGYIVSHVNRESSTSEEILPLLQSLLVQNDIQRAQVIRLIRFFDRTAKTENPISKTEGVQIYPSKEKDLQSQVQFLEQSVEKLVEEVQRRKDINSQLEQQISSLISSNNIS